Proteins encoded in a region of the Benincasa hispida cultivar B227 chromosome 2, ASM972705v1, whole genome shotgun sequence genome:
- the LOC120072303 gene encoding probable glucan endo-1,3-beta-glucosidase BG5, which yields MAKLSHIIVIFMVFVSSIVGAYDVLLGAYYRLAGNNLPPPWEVVQLCKKYNIRRVRLYEPNLTVLESFRGMGIDVSFGVPNNLIENMATNHTAVEEWFINYVAPFIGDFTINYIVVGDKVIPGLDGRILQVMQSLQGLLNARNLGQVKLTTLVSITALSAQSPPSSGAFDPTIAANMRGILHFLWEQGSPLMVSLYPHKTYFYSGNMSLGYATFAEENFSIRDGDLSYNNLFDEMMDAFYAAIDKEDVGDVAIAVGETGWPTCGHLNITTTSIAATYNRNFKNHITSGKGTPMKSNIYIQGFIKSIFNENEEPEGESKCYGMFHVDSTPIYSPVF from the coding sequence ATGGCAAAGCTTTCCCACATAATTGTCATCTTCATGGTTTTCGTGTCATCAATCGTCGGAGCATACGATGTTCTTCTCGGTGCTTACTATAGACTTGCTGGTAACAACCTGCCACCACCATGGGAGGTGGTGCAACTCTGTAAAAAATACAACATTCGTCGCGTTCGATTGTATGAACCCAACCTCACCGTTCTTGAATCATTTCGTGGCATGGGAATCGACGTCTCTTTCGGTGTGCCCAACAACTTGATTGAAAACATGGCCACCAATCACACCGCGGTGGAGGAGTGGTTTATCAACTATGTCGCACCATTCATTGGCGATTTTACCATCAACTACATCGTTGTTGGTGACAAGGTCATCCCTGGACTCGATGGCAGGATATTGCAAGTCATGCAATCCCTTCAAGGTCTCCTTAATGCTCGTAACCTCGGACAAGTGAAACTCACCACATTGGTTTCCATAACTGCATTGTCCGCTCAAAGCCCTCCATCTAGTGGcgcatttgacccaaccattgcTGCAAACATGAGAGGAATCCTCCACTTCTTATGGGAACAGGGGTCACCGTTGATGGTTAGCTTATATCCGcataaaacatatttttacaGTGGCAATATGAGTTTGGGTTATGCGACATTCGCTGAAGAAAACTTTTCGATTCGTGATGGGGACTTAAGTTATAACAACTTGTTTGATGAAATGATGGATGCATTTTATGCGGCGATCGATAAGGAAGATGTTGGAGATGTGGCCATTGCGGTGGGGGAAACTGGGTGGCCGACTTGTGGGCATCTTAACATTACAACAACATCGATTGCAGCTACATATAatcgaaattttaaaaatcatattaCCTCTGGCAAGGGGACACCAATGAAGTCTAATATTTATATTCAAGGATTCATCAAGAGTATATTCAACGAGAATGAAGAGCCTGAAGGGGAGTCGAAGTGTTATGGCATGTTCCATGTTGATTCCACACCTATTTACTCGCCTGTGTTTTAA